Proteins from a single region of Dysosmobacter acutus:
- the gcvT gene encoding glycine cleavage system aminomethyltransferase GcvT, with the protein MEKKTPLYQTHVDLGGKIVEFGGYLMPVQYGAGVIAEHMAVRQKVGLFDVSHMAELILEGPDAVANIQHLVTADISKMVDGQVKYAMLCNDKGGIVDDLVIYRRSADKYLLVVNAGNHEKDAAWVESHISGDVHYADVSEQVAQLALQGPKAGEVLKKLCDEAQIPQKYYHFTEGASLKAGGRDIPAIVSQTGYTGEFGFEIYCRAEDAVTLWNALLEAGSEEGILPCGLGARDTLRLEASMPLYGHEMNDDISPKEAGLPCKLDGKDFIGRDAIIARGAPTIKRIGMKVVGRGIPREHCDLYALDGRKVGWVSSGTHCPFLGHAVAMGYVNVEENEVGRHLNADVRGRMVEVEIVSLPFYKIER; encoded by the coding sequence ATGGAAAAGAAAACGCCACTGTACCAGACCCACGTGGACCTGGGCGGGAAGATCGTCGAGTTCGGCGGCTACCTGATGCCGGTCCAGTACGGCGCTGGTGTCATCGCCGAACACATGGCGGTCCGTCAGAAGGTCGGCCTGTTCGACGTCTCCCATATGGCCGAGCTGATTCTGGAGGGCCCAGACGCTGTTGCCAACATTCAGCATCTCGTCACCGCGGACATCTCCAAAATGGTGGACGGCCAGGTCAAGTACGCCATGCTCTGCAACGACAAGGGCGGCATTGTGGATGACCTTGTGATCTACCGCCGCTCCGCCGATAAATACCTGCTGGTGGTCAACGCCGGCAACCACGAAAAGGACGCCGCCTGGGTGGAGTCCCACATCAGCGGCGACGTGCATTACGCCGATGTGTCCGAGCAGGTGGCCCAGCTGGCCCTGCAGGGTCCCAAGGCCGGCGAGGTGCTGAAAAAGCTCTGCGACGAGGCGCAAATCCCCCAGAAATACTACCACTTCACCGAGGGCGCCTCTTTGAAGGCAGGCGGGCGGGACATCCCCGCCATCGTCTCCCAGACCGGCTATACCGGCGAGTTCGGCTTTGAGATCTACTGTAGGGCCGAGGACGCGGTGACGCTCTGGAACGCCCTGCTGGAGGCCGGCAGCGAGGAGGGAATCCTGCCCTGCGGCCTCGGTGCCCGCGACACGCTGCGCCTGGAGGCCAGCATGCCCCTCTACGGCCATGAGATGAACGACGACATCTCCCCCAAGGAGGCGGGGCTCCCCTGTAAGTTGGACGGCAAGGACTTCATCGGCCGGGACGCCATCATCGCCCGGGGCGCCCCCACCATCAAGCGCATCGGCATGAAGGTGGTGGGCCGCGGCATTCCCCGGGAGCACTGCGACCTCTACGCCTTAGACGGCAGGAAGGTGGGCTGGGTCTCCTCCGGCACCCACTGTCCCTTCCTGGGGCACGCCGTGGCCATGGGCTATGTGAACGTGGAGGAGAACGAGGTGGGCAGGCACCTCAACGCCGACGTCCGCGGCCGCATGGTGGAGGTGGAGATCGTCTCCCTTCCCTTCTACAAGATTGAGCGCTGA
- the gcvH gene encoding glycine cleavage system protein GcvH, with protein MNFPAELKYSKSHEWVKMLDDTTALVGISDFAQEELGDLVFINLPQVGDSVTKEEAMCDVESVKAVSDVMSPVTGVVAEVNEELLDAPEKLNDDPYGAWIAKIENITDTEELLDAADYESFTKEA; from the coding sequence ATGAACTTTCCCGCTGAACTGAAGTATTCCAAGTCCCATGAGTGGGTCAAGATGTTAGATGACACCACCGCCCTGGTGGGCATCTCCGACTTTGCCCAGGAGGAGTTGGGCGACCTGGTGTTCATCAACCTGCCCCAGGTGGGCGACAGTGTCACCAAGGAAGAGGCCATGTGCGATGTGGAGTCCGTCAAGGCTGTCTCCGACGTCATGTCCCCGGTCACCGGCGTGGTGGCCGAGGTCAACGAGGAGCTGTTGGACGCCCCTGAAAAGCTCAACGACGACCCCTACGGCGCATGGATCGCCAAGATCGAGAACATCACCGATACGGAGGAGCTGTTGGACGCGGCGGATTATGAGTCCTTTACCAAGGAAGCCTGA
- the gcvPA gene encoding aminomethyl-transferring glycine dehydrogenase subunit GcvPA, producing the protein MGTYVPNSPAVQREMIDVIGAKSIDELYGNVPKKMLVKHLDLPAGMSELEVRSAVTAMAEKNTVFKTCLRGAGAYRHFIPSVVKSVSSREELVTAYTPYQAEISQGILQSIFEYQTMICELTGMAVSNASVYDGATAAAEAVTMCRDRRRTRAYISATVQPSVIETVRTYCFGSDTELVVVPAKGGRTDLKALKEMLSADAACLILQQPNYYGLMEDADQAGEIVHAAGAKFVLSVNPIACALMKTPAEYGADVAVGDGQPLGLDLAFGGPYLGFMAATKAMMRNLPGRIVGQTHDVDGNVGYVLTLTAREQHIRREKASSNICSNQALCAFMAGVYMSAMGAEGMRQAATLSMSKAHYFAKALERELGWKLKYKGEFFHEFVTEVDDKTAKKALKALEKNGILGGLSVEGGLLWCVTEVVPRSELDRAVAILKEVC; encoded by the coding sequence ATGGGTACATACGTTCCCAATTCCCCTGCTGTACAAAGGGAAATGATAGATGTCATCGGCGCAAAATCCATTGATGAGCTCTATGGCAATGTGCCGAAAAAGATGCTGGTGAAGCATCTGGACCTGCCCGCCGGCATGAGCGAGCTGGAGGTCCGCTCCGCAGTCACGGCCATGGCGGAGAAGAACACGGTTTTCAAGACCTGCCTCCGGGGCGCGGGCGCGTACCGCCACTTCATTCCCTCCGTGGTAAAATCCGTCTCCTCCCGGGAGGAGCTGGTCACCGCCTACACGCCCTATCAGGCGGAGATCAGCCAGGGCATTCTCCAGTCCATCTTCGAATACCAGACCATGATCTGTGAGCTCACCGGCATGGCGGTCTCCAACGCCTCCGTCTACGACGGAGCCACCGCCGCTGCGGAAGCCGTCACCATGTGCCGGGACCGCAGGCGCACCAGGGCCTACATCTCCGCCACGGTTCAGCCCAGCGTCATCGAAACGGTGAGGACCTATTGTTTCGGCTCCGATACGGAGCTGGTGGTGGTGCCAGCCAAGGGCGGCCGCACCGACCTGAAGGCCCTTAAGGAGATGTTAAGCGCCGACGCCGCCTGTCTGATCCTTCAGCAGCCTAACTACTACGGCCTGATGGAGGACGCCGACCAGGCCGGGGAGATCGTCCACGCCGCAGGCGCCAAGTTTGTCCTGTCCGTCAACCCCATCGCCTGCGCCCTGATGAAGACCCCCGCCGAATACGGGGCCGACGTGGCCGTGGGCGACGGCCAGCCCCTTGGGCTGGACCTTGCCTTCGGCGGCCCGTACCTTGGCTTCATGGCCGCGACGAAAGCGATGATGCGCAATCTGCCGGGCCGCATTGTGGGCCAGACCCACGACGTGGACGGCAACGTGGGCTATGTGCTGACCCTCACCGCCCGCGAGCAGCACATCCGCCGCGAGAAGGCCTCCTCCAACATCTGCTCCAACCAGGCGCTGTGCGCCTTCATGGCCGGCGTGTACATGAGCGCCATGGGTGCCGAGGGCATGCGCCAGGCCGCCACCCTCTCTATGTCCAAGGCCCATTACTTTGCCAAGGCTCTGGAAAGGGAGTTGGGCTGGAAGCTGAAGTACAAGGGCGAATTTTTCCACGAATTTGTGACGGAAGTGGATGACAAGACCGCCAAAAAGGCCCTGAAGGCCCTGGAGAAAAACGGCATCTTAGGCGGCCTGAGCGTGGAGGGCGGCCTTCTCTGGTGCGTCACCGAGGTGGTTCCCCGCTCCGAGCTGGACCGGGCGGTTGCAATTTTGAAGGAGGTGTGCTGA
- the gcvPB gene encoding aminomethyl-transferring glycine dehydrogenase subunit GcvPB: MKLIFEQGSPEQHMTLLPECDVPVVKLKETRQVPLRLPHVCENELTRHYTALAKRVHGVNDGFYPLGSCTMKYNPKINEDMAALPGFTQVHPSQSEGTVQGCLEAMYTAEKYLCEITGMDGVTLQPAAGAQGEFTGLLLIKAYHTHRKDLARKKIIVPDSAHGTNPASAVMAGFTVVNIPSAPDGCVDLEALRAAVGPDTAGLMLTNPNTVGIFDKNILEITQIVHDAGGLCYYDGANLNAVMGVVRPGDMGFDVIHLNLHKTFSTPHGGGGPGSGAVGCKALLKDFLPGPAVAEKNGRYAFCTPKHSIGRMKNYYGNFSVVVRAMTYMMTLGKENIPEAARNAVLNANYMMARLKDTYDMAYGGYCMHEFVMTLDRLHNETGVSAMDIAKGLLDNGIHPPTMYFPLIVHEALMVEPTETESKETMDHACDVFLKLYKEAKANPQALHDAPVCTPVRRLDEVGAARNPVLRYSF; the protein is encoded by the coding sequence ATGAAACTGATTTTTGAGCAGGGTTCCCCTGAGCAGCACATGACCCTTCTGCCCGAGTGCGACGTGCCGGTTGTCAAGCTGAAGGAAACCCGCCAGGTTCCCCTCCGGCTGCCCCACGTGTGCGAAAACGAGCTGACCCGCCACTACACCGCCCTTGCCAAGCGGGTCCACGGTGTCAATGACGGCTTCTATCCCCTTGGCTCGTGCACCATGAAATATAACCCCAAGATCAATGAGGATATGGCCGCCCTGCCCGGCTTCACCCAAGTCCATCCCTCCCAGAGCGAGGGGACGGTCCAGGGTTGCCTGGAGGCGATGTACACCGCTGAGAAGTACCTCTGCGAGATCACCGGCATGGACGGCGTGACGCTCCAGCCCGCGGCCGGCGCCCAGGGTGAGTTCACCGGCCTTCTGCTCATCAAGGCCTACCACACCCATCGCAAGGACCTTGCCCGCAAGAAGATCATCGTCCCCGACTCCGCCCACGGCACCAACCCCGCCTCCGCCGTGATGGCCGGCTTCACCGTGGTCAATATTCCCTCCGCTCCCGACGGATGCGTGGACCTGGAGGCTCTCCGGGCGGCCGTCGGCCCCGACACCGCCGGACTGATGCTCACCAATCCCAACACCGTGGGCATCTTTGACAAAAACATCCTTGAGATCACCCAGATCGTCCACGACGCGGGAGGCCTCTGCTACTATGACGGCGCCAATCTCAACGCGGTCATGGGTGTGGTCCGCCCCGGCGATATGGGCTTTGATGTGATCCATCTCAACCTACACAAGACCTTTTCCACGCCCCATGGCGGCGGTGGCCCCGGCTCCGGCGCGGTGGGCTGCAAGGCTCTTTTGAAGGACTTCCTGCCCGGTCCCGCCGTGGCGGAGAAAAACGGCAGATACGCCTTCTGCACCCCAAAACACTCTATCGGCCGCATGAAGAATTACTATGGCAACTTCTCCGTGGTGGTCAGAGCCATGACCTATATGATGACCCTGGGCAAGGAGAACATCCCCGAGGCCGCCCGCAACGCCGTTCTCAATGCCAACTACATGATGGCGCGGCTGAAGGACACCTATGACATGGCCTATGGCGGCTACTGCATGCATGAGTTCGTCATGACCCTGGACCGGCTCCACAACGAGACCGGCGTATCCGCCATGGACATCGCCAAGGGCCTTTTGGACAACGGCATCCATCCGCCCACCATGTACTTCCCCCTCATCGTCCATGAGGCGCTGATGGTGGAGCCCACGGAGACGGAGAGCAAGGAGACAATGGACCACGCCTGCGACGTGTTCCTGAAACTCTACAAGGAGGCCAAGGCCAATCCCCAGGCTCTGCACGACGCGCCGGTGTGCACGCCGGTCCGCCGCCTGGACGAGGTGGGTGCCGCCCGCAATCCGGTTCTGCGTTACAGCTTTTGA
- the glyA gene encoding serine hydroxymethyltransferase — MIKETMDFLEQADPEVGASIREEFNRECRNIELIASENIVSEAVMLAMGTCLTNKYAEGYPGKRYYGGCYAVDVTEEIARNRACELFGAKHANVQPHSGASANLAAFVALVKPGDTILGMNLAHGGHLSHGSPVNISGKYFNIVPYGLGEETETIDYDALMQVAKECQPKMIIAGASAYPRAIDFAKFREVADAVGAYLMVDMAHIAGLVAAGLHPNPMPYADVVTTTTHKTLRGPRGGMILCNDDDIFKKINSAVFPGTQGGPLMHIIAAKAVCFGEALKPEFKTYQQQIVKNAAVLAEELQKQGFRLVSGGTDNHLMLVDVRNFHITGKELERRLDEVQITVNKNSIPNDPEKPFVTSGIRVGTPAATSRGFKEPEMVKIAQWMAMTAKDFEGTRDQVKSEVNALCQQFPIYQ; from the coding sequence ATGATTAAGGAAACCATGGATTTTCTCGAACAGGCCGACCCGGAAGTCGGCGCCTCCATTCGTGAAGAGTTCAACCGCGAATGCCGCAACATTGAGCTGATCGCCTCTGAGAACATTGTCAGCGAGGCCGTCATGCTGGCCATGGGCACCTGCCTGACCAACAAGTACGCCGAGGGCTATCCCGGCAAGCGCTACTACGGCGGCTGCTACGCTGTGGACGTCACCGAGGAGATCGCCCGCAACCGTGCCTGTGAGCTCTTCGGTGCCAAGCATGCAAACGTCCAGCCTCACTCCGGAGCCTCCGCCAACCTGGCGGCCTTTGTTGCCCTGGTAAAGCCCGGCGACACCATCCTTGGCATGAACCTGGCCCACGGCGGACACCTGAGCCACGGAAGCCCCGTCAACATCTCCGGCAAGTACTTCAACATCGTCCCCTACGGCTTGGGCGAGGAGACCGAGACCATCGACTACGACGCTCTGATGCAGGTGGCCAAGGAGTGCCAGCCCAAGATGATCATTGCCGGTGCCTCCGCCTATCCCCGCGCCATCGACTTTGCCAAATTCCGTGAGGTGGCTGACGCCGTGGGCGCCTATCTGATGGTGGATATGGCCCACATCGCGGGCCTCGTGGCCGCGGGCCTCCACCCCAATCCCATGCCCTACGCCGACGTGGTGACCACCACCACCCACAAGACCCTCCGCGGTCCCCGGGGCGGCATGATCCTGTGCAACGACGACGACATCTTCAAGAAGATCAACTCCGCCGTGTTCCCCGGCACCCAGGGCGGCCCGCTGATGCACATCATCGCGGCCAAGGCCGTCTGCTTCGGCGAGGCGCTGAAGCCTGAGTTCAAGACCTATCAGCAGCAGATTGTAAAAAATGCCGCTGTGCTGGCCGAGGAGCTCCAGAAGCAGGGTTTCCGCCTGGTTTCCGGCGGCACCGACAACCACCTGATGCTGGTGGACGTGCGCAACTTCCACATCACCGGCAAGGAGCTGGAGCGCCGCCTGGACGAGGTCCAGATCACCGTCAACAAGAACTCCATCCCCAACGATCCGGAAAAGCCCTTTGTCACCTCTGGCATCCGGGTGGGCACGCCCGCCGCCACCTCCCGCGGCTTCAAAGAGCCGGAGATGGTGAAGATCGCCCAGTGGATGGCCATGACCGCCAAGGATTTCGAGGGCACCCGGGACCAGGTCAAGTCCGAGGTCAACGCCCTTTGCCAGCAGTTCCCCATCTACCAGTAA
- the mmuM gene encoding homocysteine S-methyltransferase yields MRTTFAETLEKTGGVIVIDGSMSTALEALGCDLNDSLWTAKALAESPEKVRQVHLNYFRSGADCGITGSYQATIPGLMAKGFTCQQAEGLITRSVELFLEARREWWDAEGKDSGRAYPLCLGAVGPYGAYLADGSEYRGNYGISEKELYDFHRRRMELLWEAGADLLLIETQPSMDEALIEAQIAEELGAAYWISFSCKDGSHINEGDHIRSCAERLSRKHPGLQAIGVNCTPPQFVENLIRELKDSCGLPVAVYPNSGEEYDPATKTWHGSRDGMRFGDYARRWMRSGASAVGGCCRTLPSHIEEVARAREAYLKLCR; encoded by the coding sequence ATGCGTACCACATTTGCTGAGACGTTGGAAAAAACAGGCGGCGTGATTGTCATTGACGGCTCTATGTCCACGGCCCTGGAGGCGCTGGGCTGCGATCTGAACGACAGCCTCTGGACCGCCAAAGCGCTGGCGGAATCTCCGGAGAAGGTCAGGCAGGTGCACCTGAACTATTTCCGCTCCGGAGCTGACTGCGGGATTACCGGCAGCTATCAGGCCACCATCCCCGGCCTGATGGCAAAAGGGTTTACCTGCCAGCAGGCGGAGGGGCTGATCACCCGCTCGGTGGAGCTTTTCCTGGAGGCGCGCCGGGAGTGGTGGGACGCCGAAGGGAAGGACAGCGGCCGGGCCTATCCCCTGTGCCTGGGCGCTGTGGGTCCCTATGGAGCTTACCTTGCCGACGGATCCGAATACCGGGGAAACTACGGCATTTCTGAAAAGGAGCTCTACGACTTCCATCGCCGGCGCATGGAGCTGCTGTGGGAGGCGGGGGCGGATCTGCTGCTGATCGAAACCCAGCCCTCCATGGACGAGGCGCTGATTGAGGCTCAGATTGCCGAGGAGTTAGGCGCGGCCTATTGGATCAGCTTCAGCTGCAAGGATGGCTCTCACATCAACGAGGGCGATCATATCCGCTCCTGCGCCGAGCGGCTGAGCCGCAAGCACCCCGGACTCCAGGCCATCGGCGTCAACTGCACGCCGCCCCAGTTTGTGGAGAACCTGATCCGGGAGCTGAAGGACAGCTGCGGCCTGCCTGTGGCGGTCTACCCCAACAGCGGCGAGGAGTACGATCCCGCCACCAAAACTTGGCACGGCAGCCGGGACGGCATGCGCTTCGGCGACTACGCCCGCCGGTGGATGCGCTCCGGGGCCAGCGCGGTGGGAGGGTGCTGCCGCACGCTGCCCTCCCATATTGAAGAGGTGGCCCGGGCCAGGGAGGCCTATCTGAAGCTGTGCCGGTGA
- a CDS encoding alanine/glycine:cation symporter family protein, whose product MLDILYAISDFLWGTPMTVALLGTGLFLSIAFGFRYNFRKIGFHFKNTFGKMFKKGEGTGTVSGFAAACTAMANTIGVGNIGGVATAIVAGGPGAVFWMWVSGLLGMSTKACEIILGQRYRVKYSESMDEYMCDRSFVMKNALGWKRGAVVLSAACFILGPWTCCVQTESVTSSLQEGFGIDPLISVIVLGVTCLLTIAGGLKRISFIMERVVPFMAMLYILGGLGILLMNLPQVPAAFSLIFKSAFTPMAGVGGFAGATVRDAIRYGIARGLYSNDAGTGYGIIAHASAKTDHPVRQSSWGWGEVFLDTIVVCSVTALSLILTNAYIDYPEIDSAQLTTVAFKVAYGDFGGWFMAIAITIFAWTTIIGMYYSCEKSVNYAFGDTKANRRATWVYMIYYMVPCVVLYNIQADALWAMTDILSAVYVIITLIFIYAKHKEIFRLFHDFWDRFIPAQRRGEHPENVSYGTVDEKAEKGV is encoded by the coding sequence ATGCTGGATATTCTGTACGCAATTTCTGATTTTCTGTGGGGCACGCCCATGACGGTGGCGCTCTTAGGAACAGGGCTCTTTTTATCGATTGCCTTTGGCTTCCGGTATAACTTCCGGAAGATCGGTTTCCACTTCAAAAATACCTTTGGAAAGATGTTCAAGAAGGGAGAGGGGACCGGCACGGTCTCTGGCTTTGCCGCCGCCTGCACCGCCATGGCCAATACCATCGGCGTGGGAAATATCGGCGGCGTGGCCACGGCCATCGTGGCCGGAGGGCCGGGCGCCGTGTTCTGGATGTGGGTCTCAGGCCTTTTGGGAATGTCCACCAAGGCCTGCGAGATCATCCTGGGCCAGCGTTACCGGGTGAAATACAGCGAGTCCATGGATGAGTACATGTGCGACCGCTCCTTTGTGATGAAAAATGCGCTGGGCTGGAAGCGGGGCGCGGTGGTCCTGTCGGCAGCCTGCTTTATCCTTGGCCCCTGGACCTGCTGCGTCCAGACGGAGTCCGTCACCAGTTCCCTTCAGGAGGGGTTCGGCATTGACCCGCTGATCTCCGTCATTGTGCTGGGCGTCACCTGCCTGCTGACCATCGCCGGCGGGCTGAAGCGCATCTCCTTCATCATGGAGCGGGTGGTGCCCTTTATGGCCATGCTCTATATCCTGGGCGGCCTTGGTATTTTGCTGATGAACCTGCCTCAGGTGCCCGCGGCATTCAGCCTGATCTTCAAGAGCGCCTTTACGCCCATGGCCGGGGTGGGGGGCTTTGCCGGCGCCACCGTCCGGGACGCCATCCGCTACGGCATTGCCCGGGGACTCTACTCCAACGACGCCGGAACCGGCTACGGCATCATTGCCCACGCCTCCGCCAAGACGGATCATCCGGTCCGCCAGTCCTCCTGGGGCTGGGGCGAGGTATTTTTGGACACCATCGTGGTCTGCTCCGTCACCGCGCTGTCCCTGATCCTGACCAATGCCTACATCGACTATCCGGAGATCGACAGCGCCCAGCTGACCACCGTGGCCTTCAAGGTGGCCTACGGCGATTTCGGCGGCTGGTTCATGGCCATTGCCATCACGATTTTTGCATGGACCACCATCATCGGCATGTACTACAGCTGCGAGAAGTCGGTTAACTATGCCTTTGGCGACACCAAGGCCAACCGCCGGGCCACCTGGGTCTACATGATCTATTACATGGTGCCCTGTGTGGTGCTCTACAATATCCAGGCGGATGCGCTGTGGGCTATGACCGATATCCTCTCCGCGGTTTATGTGATTATTACCCTGATCTTCATCTATGCCAAGCACAAGGAGATTTTCCGCCTGTTCCACGATTTCTGGGACCGCTTTATCCCGGCCCAGCGCAGAGGGGAGCATCCGGAGAACGTCAGCTATGGCACGGTGGACGAGAAGGCGGAAAAGGGAGTGTAA
- a CDS encoding sigma-70 family RNA polymerase sigma factor, translated as MLSPLKKYYTQNADQEDLISIGTIGLIKGISSFDPSKGARLATYAARCVENEILMYFRSQKKLQGEVSLSDSIETDKDGNSLMLMDVVGVDDTMLEDLHDRDNSIRIRHLVQECLTEREAQIIRLRYGLGGGIPQTQREVAKVFGISRSYVSRIEKRALNKLEEALGAE; from the coding sequence TTGCTGTCTCCGTTAAAGAAATACTACACCCAAAATGCCGACCAGGAGGATTTGATTTCCATTGGGACCATCGGGCTGATCAAGGGGATCAGCAGCTTCGATCCGTCTAAAGGCGCGCGGCTGGCCACCTATGCGGCCCGCTGCGTGGAAAACGAAATTTTGATGTACTTCAGAAGCCAGAAGAAGTTGCAGGGCGAGGTGTCCCTCTCTGATTCCATAGAGACGGACAAGGACGGGAATTCCCTCATGCTGATGGACGTGGTGGGAGTGGACGACACCATGCTGGAGGATCTCCACGACCGGGATAACAGCATACGAATCCGTCATCTGGTGCAGGAGTGCCTGACGGAGCGGGAGGCGCAGATCATCCGCCTGCGCTACGGCCTGGGGGGCGGAATTCCCCAGACCCAGCGGGAGGTGGCCAAGGTGTTCGGCATCAGCAGAAGCTATGTATCCCGCATTGAAAAGAGGGCGCTGAACAAATTGGAAGAGGCGCTGGGCGCGGAATAG